The DNA segment GATATCCCGGTTCAGGAGATCTTTCAGCATTTTAACGGCTTCCGAAGCAGTTTCGCTGCCAAATGTTTTGACAAAATACTGTTTTACATAGTTAAGCTCGGAGCGCATCACTTTATTGTCGGCTTTCATGACAGCCGCCACCAGCACCAGGAGACTCATTACATAGTCTCCTTTTGTAGTAGATGATTTAGAGCCTAAGGATTTCGTTGCATTGGTTTCATCAATCACCGAACCTAAAACAAAACCGGCTATCCCTCCGAGCGGGCCTAAAAAAGCCCAACCCAGACCGCCTGCAATCCATTTGGTAAACTTGCCCATAACAAAAATTATTTCCTGGTTAACTGTTTGTGAATTTCAAGAATCTGTGGTATGACCATTTGCGAGTCATCATTATAAATTACAGCTTCGACACCTGGTATTTTTTCTTCATCTTTCATCTGATGCTTCATCCTGGCCTTAATGTGTTCCCTGTTTGTGTTATCCCTCTGCATTACCCTTTCAATTCTTAATTCCTCAGGAGCATATACCAGAATATTAAAATCCAAATCTTTATAGAACCCACTTTCAAACAAAAGTGCCGCTTCTTCAATTACATAGGGAAAAACAGATTCCCTTGCTTCTGCCCATTTCAGAAATAATCTCCTAACAGCCGGATGAACTATATTATTTATCTTACGTAACGCTTCCCTGCTGTTGAATATTTTTGAAGCCAGAAGGGCTTTCTTTATTCCTTGTTCATCATATATTTCCCGGCCGAAATATTCAATCACCGCGTCTCTTACCTGTGGATCATCATTTAGCAGCCTTTTAGCCTCCTCATCGGCATAAAAAACCGGTGCGCCAAGCTTTTCGAAAACCTGGCATATCAAAGTCTTACCACTTCCTATGCCTCCTGTAACACCTACTTTAGTCATCCTTCCTTTCGACAATGTAATCCACCTCTTGTGGCGTATAGCTATAAGACCTTAAATAATCAGGAGCATTCTCAACCACGACTTTCAACTGTTCCCTGCCCTTCCTGACCTCTTCATAATCAACATAAACTTTAAACAATTCAGGGATGACCTCGTCATAATTAC comes from the Bacteroidales bacterium genome and includes:
- the coaE gene encoding dephospho-CoA kinase (Dephospho-CoA kinase (CoaE) performs the final step in coenzyme A biosynthesis.), giving the protein MTKVGVTGGIGSGKTLICQVFEKLGAPVFYADEEAKRLLNDDPQVRDAVIEYFGREIYDEQGIKKALLASKIFNSREALRKINNIVHPAVRRLFLKWAEARESVFPYVIEEAALLFESGFYKDLDFNILVYAPEELRIERVMQRDNTNREHIKARMKHQMKDEEKIPGVEAVIYNDDSQMVIPQILEIHKQLTRK